GTCGCGCCGGAGGCGACGGAGACGAGCTTCGGCGGCGGCTCGACGGGCGAGGACCCCGCAGTCGTCGACATGGTGACGCCGGAGGGAGTTTCCCAGAGCGACGTGCTCGCTGACGGGCAGTCGATCCCGTATCTCTCGCTTGCCGGATTCTCCGGGACGCTCGTCCACGCGTGGGACGACCCGTCCGGCGACGACCACGGTCCCGGTAGCTACACCTACCCGACCAGCGAGCAGGTCCCGGAGGGGACCTACGACATCCGATCGGTCGAACTCTACGAAGTGAACGACCGCTACCGGTTCGTCTACTACCTCAACAGCGAGTTGACCAACCCGTGGGCCGGCGCCGACGGCTTCTCGCTGTACGACCTGCAGGTCTACATCCGGGACCCCGCGGCCGGCAGTGGAGTCGCGAGCTCGACCGAAGCCCGCGAGGGAGTCAACGCGAAGTTCACACAGCCCTACCACTACCGCATCGCGGTCAACGGCTACAGCCGGCGCGTCGTCGAATCCGCGGACGGCTCTGCGATCACCCAGGACGTCGCCGCGCAGGGACATTCCGACCTGCAGGCCATCGCTTTCGACGTGCCCGCAGACGCCTTCGAGGGCGACCTGAGTGAGATGCGCTTCGCGCCGCTGTGTCTCGCTCACGACAACTACGGCACTGGCAAGCTCAGGGCCGTCAACGCCGAGGCCGGCGAGTGGCGCTTCGGCGGCGGCCGCTCGGACAGCATGAACCCCAACGTGATCGACATGATCACGCCCGAGGACGTTCCCCAGTCCGAGGCGCTCGCGTTCTCCGCCGAGAGTCAGGCCCGCCTGCCGTTCGTCCCCGAAGCACAGACGAATCCCGGCAAGCCGGTCGCGCTGGCGGAAGCCCCCGGCACCGCGTTCGCGACGACCGAAGTGACGCTCTCGGCTACGGGGTCGAGCGATCCTCAGGACCAGGACCTCGACTTCGAGTGGGCGCAAACTGGCGGCCCCAGCGTCGAACTCTCGAACGCGACGGCGGCCCAGCCGACGTTCACGGCGCCCGAGGTCGAAGAGTCGACGGACTTCACGTTCGAACTCACGGCGACCGACCCCGACGGCAACAGCGCCACCTCCTCGACGACCGTGACCGTCGAACCGCAGTCCGCCAACGCCGCACCGGTCGTCCAGACGAACGGTGCTCAGACGGTCTCGCCGGGCGACCCAGTCCTGCTGGACGGAGCGGCCTCGAACGATCCCAACGGCGGAACCCTGTCCTTCCAGTGGGAACAGACCGGCGGTCCGAGCGTCGACCTCTCGAACGCCGAGACCTCGGGCGCGGCCTTCACCGCACCCGACGTCGACGGAGAGACGACGCTGACGTTCGAACTCACGGTCGCGGACGGCCAGGGCAAGACCGTGACCGACACCGTCGCGATCACCGTCCGCGGAAGCGGTGACGGCGGCACGGAGACCGACGACGGCGGCGACACCGGCAGCGGGTTCGGGCCCGGCTTCGGTGCCGCTTCGGGCGCGCTCGGAACGGCCGGTGGACTCGCCTACGGTGCCCGCTCGCTGCTCGACGACGCGGGCGGGTCCGAAGACAGCTGAGATCGGCAGCAGAGCAGGGTAGCGCACCCCATTCATTAACCGTGATATTTATACCATCTATCTGTGTGGGATGCACTCATGAAACGGCGACAGTACCTCACCAGCGTGGCAGCGATCAGTGCGATTTCGACCGTCGGCGCGGTGCCGGCGAGCGCCCAGGAGTCACAGACGATCTCTGACCCGGAGGGCGACGACTACGGCCCTGGGACGTACACCTATCCGACGACAGACCAGCTTCCAGTGGGGTGTTTCGACGTGACGGGAGTCGACATCGTGAGCACGGACAGCGCGTGGGAGTTTACCTTCCAGATGGGGACCGTGCCCAACTCCTTCGGATCGAGCAGTGGATTCAGCGTGCAGGCGTTCCAGTTGTACTTCCACGACCCGAACGCGCCCGACGACGCGCCAGCGACGACCGAAGCCCGAGAAGGGGCCGTATCGACGTTCGAAGAGCCCTACCACTACCGCCGGCACGTCACTGGATTCGGCGAGGCATTCGAAGACGCCGAAGGCAACAGCGTCGGCGGGGACGTCTCCTCCTCGGGCAACACGAGCGAGAACACTGTCACCGTCCCCGTCCCAAAAGGTCCCTTCGAGACCGACGATGTCTCCGAGCTCAAAGTCGCCATCCTCGTGTTCAGCCAGGATGGGTCCGGAGGAGTTGGTGGGATCAGACAGAACCTAGCTGCGGAAGCCAGCGACTGGACGATCGGCGGGGTCAACGAAGACGCAATCGACAGTGCTCCCAGAGTGATGGATCTCGTCGCGCCCGACAGTGTCCTCGATCAGCAGGAGGCGCTGAGTTACTCCGCCGGCTCGCCGCCGGTCATCCCGCTGGTGCCGGTCGCGAATCTCGTCTCCGGGGAGGCTCCGAGCAGTGGAAGTCCGCCGACGGCGGCTGCGACGGCCGATCCCGGTTCGGTCTACGGTGGCGAAGAAGTCACCCTGGACGCCTCGGACGCGACAGACCCGGACGGCCAGACCCTTTCGTTCCAGTGGACCCAGACCAGCGGCCCGGAGGTCAGCCTCTCGAACGCCAGTTCAGCCCAGGCGACGTTCACCGCGCCAGAAGTCGACGCGGAGACGACCATGGAGTTCGAGGTCGAGGTGAGCGATCCCGACGGAAACGCCGCCACCGCCTCGGCGAGTGTCACCGTCCAGTTCAACGCGGCACCGACCGCCGACGCCGGCGAGAGCGTGACCGCCAGTCCCGGCGACTCGGTGACGCTCGACGGCAGCGGGTCGAGCGATCCCGAGGGGGGTTCACTGACCTACGAGTGGTCCCAGACCGGCGGCCCCGACGTCGAACTCAGTGATTCGACCGCTGCGAGTCCGTCGTTCACAGCGCCGGACCTCGACAGCACGTCGACGCTGACCTTCGAACTCACGGTCGAAGACGGGCAGGGCAAGACCGCGACTGCGACCGTCGAGGTGACCGTCGAAGTCGAGACGACGACCACGACGATGCCGACAGAAGAGCCAACCACCGACGAGCCAACGACTGACGAGCCGACTACCGAAAGCGGAGACGGCGACGGCGGTTCGGACGACACTGGAAGCGGGTTCGGGCCCGGATTCGGCGTCGTCTCGGCAGCAGTCGGGACCGCTGGCGGGGCGGCCTACGCGGCGAAGCGAGTGCTCGGAGACGAGCCAGCCCCCGAGGACGAATAGAGCACACGATCGGCTCGCCCCCTCGCGGCTTCGCCGCTCGGAGTGTCGAACGTCCGTGAGAGTCACGCGGGACAAAGCTAAAGACTTAACCGCCTTACAGGCCCAAGTACGGACAATGGCTTTTGAGGATCTCCTGGAGGACCCCGTCATACAGAAGTACCTCCACGAACTCGTCGGACCGAAAGGGATGCCCGTCGCCGCCGCGCCGCCGGACGGCGAAGTGACGGACGAAGAACTCGCCGAAGAACTCGGCCTCGAACTCAACGACGTGCGGCGTGCGTTGTTCATCCTCTACGAGAACGACCTGGCGAGCTATCGCCGGCTGCGCGACGAGGATTCGGGCTGGCTGACCTATCTCTGGACCTTCGAGTACGAGAACATCCCCGAGCAACTCGAAGAGGAGATGTATCGCCTGCTGGACGCGCTCGAACAGCGCCAGGACTACGAGTACAATCACGAGTTCTACCTCTGTGAGAACTGCGGGATCCGCTTCGAGTTCGGCGAGGCCATGGACTTCGGCTTCGAGTGTCCGGACTGTGGCTCCCAGCTGGAGGCCATGGAGAACACGATGCTCGTCGACGCGATGGAAGACCGAATCGAAGCACTGCGCGACGAACTCAACGTGGAAAACGACATCGAGGCCTGATGGTCGTCCTCGCTACCAAGTGTTACGTCGCCGGCGACGCCCGCGAGCGGACGATGGACTCGCTGCGCTCGCAAGTCCAGAACCTGCTGGGCGATCTGGACGTGACCTACGACGTCGGCGTTCGTGACGACGATTTTCCGACGGTGCCGGTCGAAGGCCCCGACGAGACGATCGCTCGAAATCTCCTGCGCGAGGAGTTCGGCGAGATTACGCCCCACCTCACGGCCGGGGAGGTCCACGTCGGAACCCTCGAACGCTGGGACGACGACGGCTTCTACCTGGACGCTGGTCAAACCGTGCAGATTCCGAGCGCGGAGATCGGCCTCGGTCCGGGGTCACCCGAGCAGATCCGAACCCGGTTCGGCCTCGTCCAGCACCTGCCGCTGCGGTTCGTCCCTCAGGAAGACGGCCCGGCGCGACTCGCGGACGAAGAGCGTGACCGGCTGTTCGAGTGGACCCGTGGGACGGGGCGCGTCAACGTCAACAGTGCGACGCGGGCGGAGGTTCGAGCGACGGTCAACCGGGCCGGCCACGCCCAGGACATCGTCACCGTCGAGCGACTCGGCCTGCTCGAACAGAGTATCGTCTGCAAGGAAGGGACCGATCCGCCGGGGCTGCTGTCCTCGATCGGCTCGTATCTCTCGGCGGAGTTGCTCGCAGTCGTTCCATGATAGTGGTTGCTGTACCGATGTGTCGGTACGACTGTGCGAGTTCGTGCAGTCGGTCCAAAGTCTACGGAGAGGAGCCACTATGAACCGTCGGTATCTCGTCCTGTTCGGACTCGGCGCGCTGGTCGTGCTCACGGGCTGTCTCGGCGGGAGCGGGCCGTCCGACGAGCAGTTGAACGAGAACGCGACCTACGACTGGGACACGAGCGCCAACGCGACCATCTACCTCTCGGGCAACTCCTACGCGTCTGTCTATCGACTGGACAACCGGTCTGGGCTCTCGATCTACCAGCGAGACACCTTCAACAACCGCGAGTCGATCTCGATCCGGGCGGTACAGTTCCGCTATCCCAACGGGACAGTCGTCAACGCGACGGCGTTCGAGGTCGATAGCAACGACGAGCGCGTCCGCCTGACCCCGCCGAATCGGACCGGGCAGGTCGCGTTCACCGTCGAGCAGTCGGGCAAGAACTTCCGGACACCGACGTTCGTCGGCGGCAGTTACGAAGTCGTCCTCCCGCCGAACACCGACGTCGGCATTCCGATCCTCTCACACGTCGTTCCCGGGGGCTACGAACGTGAAGTGATCGACGGACAGGTCCACCTGACCTGGGACGAGGTCGACGGTGACACGCTCGTCGTCGAGTACTACCTCGACCGGGATCTACTCATCTTCGGGGGGATCTTCGGTATCCTGCTGATCGTGGCGATCGGTGGGAGTGTCTACTACTGGCGACAGATCCGCGACCTGGAGAAACGCCGCGAGGAGGTCGGACTCGACGTCGAAGACGAAGACGACGATCCACGAGATCAGGGCCCACCGCCGGGAATGAAATGAGGCACTGGTCCGCCAGCCCGGTCGTCACGCCTTTGACGGCCGTCCACTTACAGAAGGTATGCGCGTCGCGCTGGTGACCGTCGGCGACGAACTGCTGGCCGGCGACACCGTCAACACCAACGCCGCCTGGCTGGCCCGTCAGTTGACCGACCGCGGGGTCACCGTCGAGCGAGTCACGGCCGTTCCCGACCGCGTCAGCGACATCGCCGCCGTGGTCAACGAGTATCACGCCGAATACGACGCCGTGCTCGTCACCGGCGGGATCGGGCCGACCCACGACGACGTGACCATGGACGGCGTCGCCGCCGCGGTCGGGCAGGAGCTCGCCCAGAGCGAGCCAGCCCTGGAATACATCGAGTCCCACCGCGGGTACGCTCGGGCGGATCTGACAGCGGGCACGGCGAACATTCCCGCTGGCGGGGAGTTCATTCCCAACCCTGTGGGAGTCGCGCCTGGCTGTCACGTCGAGAATATCTACGTCCTGCCGGGCGTCCCCGAGGAGATGCGGGGGATGTTCGGCGAGATCGAGGCACAGTTCAGCGGGACGATCCAGCACACCCGAACCGTCGCCGCCGCCGAACCGGAGAGCGCCCTGCTTGATCGGATCGAACAGCTCCGCGAGCGCTTCGACGTCACCGTCGGCGTCTACCCGGGCGAGCACGTCCGTGTGAAAGTGTCGGGGCCTGCAGAAGAGGCGGTCACGACCGCTGCGCAGTGGCTCGAACAGCGGGTCGAACCACCAGAGCAGTCGACGGATGTCGACGATCAGTCCCGGTAGAGATACGCGAGCCAGCCGACCGTCAGCGCGAGGCCGCCGACGCCGACGACGAGGCCGGCGAGGTTGACCAGCGGTTCGTTGACGGAGACCGCCGATTCTGCGAGTGGTGTGAACATAGTCGATCCTGCGAGCGCGGGGCTCAAAAAGTGTGCGTCTCGACCCCATCCCACGACGTCACGGCCGGTCACCCGGCTCGTCGGGAGCGTGCCTGCTCGTGGTGATGAGCTGCCTTGCGCGTCTCGCCTTTCTCGGCCAGCAACGCAGCGAACTCCTCGTGGACGGTGGCGTCGGGTTCGAGGTCGAGCGCCCGTTCGTAGTGGCAGGCCGCGCTCTCGTGATAGCCCGCCGCCGCGAGCACGTCGGCGTACTCCCGGTGGACGACGGCGTCCTCGGGCCGTTCGTCGAGCACCTGCTGGAGATGGTGGGCGGCCCGGGCGTGGTGGTCCGCGTCGGCGAGCGAGCGCGCGTGATCGAGCCGCGCCGCTTGATCGTCGAACTGTGCTGTGTGCGTCTGTCGTCCGTCGGATTGCTCCGAGGCCCCACCCCGGAGTCGATCGGCGAACTGCTTGAGTTTCGAAAGCATCTGTCCCCCCAGACGAGCGCGAATTCGACGACGTGATTGTTAAGTGTTCGTCATAGTGGTTGCTGTAGCGATTTACCGGTCCGATGGCACCGTTCCGTGCGATCGATCCGGAACAGACCGACAGCAACCACTATCAGACACCGAGGGGCTTTCCTGCCGGCGCACACAGGAGTGGATATGCGCAGAATCGGCGTCGTCGTCAACCCAATCGCCGGCATGGGTGGCCGGGTAGGGCTGAAAGGGACCGACGGAAACGTCCAGCAGGCGCGCGAGCGCGGTGCCGAGCCACGGGCGACCGACCGCGCCCGCGAGGCTCTGGAAGCGATGGCCGCGACCGACGCCGATGTCGAGATCGTGACCTACGCCGGCGTCATGGGCGAGGCCGTCGCCCGCGAAGCGGGATTCGACCCCGAGATCGTGGGCGAGGCCGCCGCCGGCCGCGACGCCGACATCGTGGAAACCACGGCCGACGACACTCGCGCGGCAGTTCAGTCGTTTCTCGATCGCGGGGTCGATCTCGTGCTGTTCGTCGGCGGCGACGGGACGGCCGTCGACGTCGCCGAGGCACTGGAGGGTGCGGAGGCCCCGATCTTCGGCGTTCCCGCGGGCGTCAAGGTCTACTCGTCGGTATTCGGGGTGACACCGCGAGCAGCCGGCCGGATCGCCGCGACCTTCGACGCCGTCGAGGAGGGCGAGGTCAACGACATCGACGAGGACGCCTATCGCGAGGGGACGGTCCGTTCGGAGTTGCGCGCGGTCGTGAACGTTCCCCGGGCCGAGGAGCGCCAGGCGAGCAAGCAACTGGCCGCCGGCACAGTGGAAGCCGTCGCCGAGGGCTTCGCCGACGAGATTCGAGCAGATGTGACCTACGTGTTCGGCCCCGGCAGCACCGTGGGTGCAATCGAACGCGAACTCGACTTCGAGGGGTCGCCGCTGGGCGTCGACGTCTGGCGCGACGGCGAACTCCTGGTCACAGACGGGAGCGAGCAAGAGATTCTGGACGCGCTGGGCGAGGAGAACGTGATCGTCGTCTCGCCGATCGGCGGCCAGGGGTTCGTCTTCGGCCGCGGCAACCAGCAGCTCTCGCCGGACGTGATCCGCCGCTGTGAGATCGAGGTCGTCGCCTCACGCCGGAAGGTCGACCAGCTCGGCGTCCTCCGGGTCGATACCGGCGACGCCGAACTCGACGGGCAGTTACGCGGGTGGCAGCGGGTTCGCGTCGGTCGGTTCGAACGGCGACTCATGGAAGTCGTGTAAGCTACCAGCAGGCGGTGGCGTCGTCTAGGTCGCGGGTGGACGAACGACCAGATATAGTCGTGTATGCACAAGGTTAAGGTACACTGCCGATCATAAAGGACGTATGGAAACCAGGAAAGTGCAGCGGCTGGGGCCATCGACGCTGGCGATGACCCTGCCGGCGGAGTGGACCTCCAACCAGGGCGTCGAGAAGGGCGACGAGGTGTCGCTGCGGATCGGCGACAAGGGAACGCTGACCGTCCTCCCCGAATCAGTGCAGTCCGAAGAGTCCGAAGCGATCATCCACGCGGCGGGGCTGGACGCCGACAGTCTCGAACGCGCGATCGTCGCCCAGTACGTCCTCGGGCGGCGGATCATCCACGTCGATGCCGGCGACGGCGCGACGCTGGCGAGCGAGCACATCAACGCCGTCTACAACGCCGAGACCCAGCTCATGGGCCTGGGCGTGATCGAGGAGACGCCCGAGCGGATCGCCATCCGCTGTTCGGTCGACCCCGAGGACTTCACGCTGGACAACCTCATCGAGCGGCTGGAATCGACCGGCTCGACCATGCGAAACGAGGCGATCAAGGCGCTGGCTCACGGCAACCCGGATCTCGCTCAGCGAGCGCTCAACCGGGAACGACAGGCCAACAAGATCTTCGTGCTCATGCTTCGGTTGATCTTCACCTCCTACCAGAATCCGAATCTCGCCCGGGCGGTCGGGCTGGATGACGGCTTCCCGCTGATCGGGTATCGCTCGATCGCGAAGAACCTCGAACTGACGGCGGACAACGCCGAGGACATCGCCGAGATCGCGCTGGAAGCCGAGGACCACTCGCTGAAGGTCGACTCCTCGACGATGCAGCGGATCCGCGAGTTCACCGATCAGGTCAACGAACTCACCGAGCAGGCCGCCCACGCGGCCGTCCAGCGCGACTACAACGACGCGATCGAGGTCCGCCAGCGCTACTCGGAAGTCGAGAATCGCGTTCGTGAGATCCTCGACGACCTCCCGGAGATGGCGAACACGGACTTGCTCGAAGTCCGGGAAGTGCTCGTGAGCCTCCAGCAGACCGCCGAGTACGCCGTCCGGAACGCCGAGATTGCGACGAACCTCGCGCTGAACGAGGAGAGCGAGCACACGACGATCCAGACGCCCGCCAGCGAATGACTTAAGTTTCGACTGGCGGTAGCGACGACCATGACCGAAACGGCGACGGGCTCAGACCTCGGAATCGGCCTCGCGATGGCCTTTGGCGCACTCGGGCTAGTCGGTGCGGCCGTAATGTATCTCGCAGCCGAAACACAGGAGATTGCGGCCGGCGGGTTCGCGCTGGCCGTCATCGCTGGTGGTCTGGCGGTCGCAGCGCTGCACGTCTACGGCGGGTAGGGCAATCCTGCCACAAACAAACGATTTTTACCGCCCAGCACGTACACGTAGGCATGGGCGAATTCAGCGAGGAGGAACGGCGCATTCTGGAGTACGTCCGCGAACGCGCTGCCGGTGGCGAGGCCTACCTCCGCGCCAAGCAGATCGCCGAGGGGATCGGCCTCTCGGCCAAACAGGTCGGCGTCCGCCTGCCCCGACTCGCGGAGAAGTCCGAGGATGTCGACATCGAGAAGTGGGGCCGCGCCCGGTCGACGACCTGGCGGGTCACCCGCGCGTGACAGCCGCCGTGCGGCGGACGGCTGGTCGTAGGCAGGCTTTTTTGCTCCCGGGACCCCTACGCCCGGTATGACGATTCGGGTCGAGCGCGTCGTGTCCGTGCCTGCACCGCCAGAACGGGTCTGGGAATTCATCGTCGACCCCGAGAAGCGCGCTCGACCGATCAGCGTCGTCGTCGACTTCGAGTTGAAAGACGGGGACGGACGAAAGGCGACCTGGCAGATCAAACTCCCGATCCCGGTGATCAACCGAACGATCACTATCGAAACCGAGGACGTCGAACGCGACCCACCCCGGTACGTCAAGTTCACCGGTCGCTCGAAAGTGATGCGCGTCGTCGGCGAGCACGAACTCGAACCC
The Halapricum salinum genome window above contains:
- a CDS encoding glucodextranase DOMON-like domain-containing protein gives rise to the protein MKRRQYLTSVAAISAISTVGAVPASAQESQTISDPEGDDYGPGTYTYPTTDQLPVGCFDVTGVDIVSTDSAWEFTFQMGTVPNSFGSSSGFSVQAFQLYFHDPNAPDDAPATTEAREGAVSTFEEPYHYRRHVTGFGEAFEDAEGNSVGGDVSSSGNTSENTVTVPVPKGPFETDDVSELKVAILVFSQDGSGGVGGIRQNLAAEASDWTIGGVNEDAIDSAPRVMDLVAPDSVLDQQEALSYSAGSPPVIPLVPVANLVSGEAPSSGSPPTAAATADPGSVYGGEEVTLDASDATDPDGQTLSFQWTQTSGPEVSLSNASSAQATFTAPEVDAETTMEFEVEVSDPDGNAATASASVTVQFNAAPTADAGESVTASPGDSVTLDGSGSSDPEGGSLTYEWSQTGGPDVELSDSTAASPSFTAPDLDSTSTLTFELTVEDGQGKTATATVEVTVEVETTTTTMPTEEPTTDEPTTDEPTTESGDGDGGSDDTGSGFGPGFGVVSAAVGTAGGAAYAAKRVLGDEPAPEDE
- the tfe gene encoding transcription factor E; translation: MAFEDLLEDPVIQKYLHELVGPKGMPVAAAPPDGEVTDEELAEELGLELNDVRRALFILYENDLASYRRLRDEDSGWLTYLWTFEYENIPEQLEEEMYRLLDALEQRQDYEYNHEFYLCENCGIRFEFGEAMDFGFECPDCGSQLEAMENTMLVDAMEDRIEALRDELNVENDIEA
- a CDS encoding DUF2110 family protein — protein: MVVLATKCYVAGDARERTMDSLRSQVQNLLGDLDVTYDVGVRDDDFPTVPVEGPDETIARNLLREEFGEITPHLTAGEVHVGTLERWDDDGFYLDAGQTVQIPSAEIGLGPGSPEQIRTRFGLVQHLPLRFVPQEDGPARLADEERDRLFEWTRGTGRVNVNSATRAEVRATVNRAGHAQDIVTVERLGLLEQSIVCKEGTDPPGLLSSIGSYLSAELLAVVP
- a CDS encoding DUF5803 family protein, which codes for MNRRYLVLFGLGALVVLTGCLGGSGPSDEQLNENATYDWDTSANATIYLSGNSYASVYRLDNRSGLSIYQRDTFNNRESISIRAVQFRYPNGTVVNATAFEVDSNDERVRLTPPNRTGQVAFTVEQSGKNFRTPTFVGGSYEVVLPPNTDVGIPILSHVVPGGYEREVIDGQVHLTWDEVDGDTLVVEYYLDRDLLIFGGIFGILLIVAIGGSVYYWRQIRDLEKRREEVGLDVEDEDDDPRDQGPPPGMK
- a CDS encoding competence/damage-inducible protein A, which encodes MRVALVTVGDELLAGDTVNTNAAWLARQLTDRGVTVERVTAVPDRVSDIAAVVNEYHAEYDAVLVTGGIGPTHDDVTMDGVAAAVGQELAQSEPALEYIESHRGYARADLTAGTANIPAGGEFIPNPVGVAPGCHVENIYVLPGVPEEMRGMFGEIEAQFSGTIQHTRTVAAAEPESALLDRIEQLRERFDVTVGVYPGEHVRVKVSGPAEEAVTTAAQWLEQRVEPPEQSTDVDDQSR
- a CDS encoding ATP-NAD kinase family protein, which translates into the protein MRRIGVVVNPIAGMGGRVGLKGTDGNVQQARERGAEPRATDRAREALEAMAATDADVEIVTYAGVMGEAVAREAGFDPEIVGEAAAGRDADIVETTADDTRAAVQSFLDRGVDLVLFVGGDGTAVDVAEALEGAEAPIFGVPAGVKVYSSVFGVTPRAAGRIAATFDAVEEGEVNDIDEDAYREGTVRSELRAVVNVPRAEERQASKQLAAGTVEAVAEGFADEIRADVTYVFGPGSTVGAIERELDFEGSPLGVDVWRDGELLVTDGSEQEILDALGEENVIVVSPIGGQGFVFGRGNQQLSPDVIRRCEIEVVASRRKVDQLGVLRVDTGDAELDGQLRGWQRVRVGRFERRLMEVV
- a CDS encoding PhoU domain-containing protein, which encodes METRKVQRLGPSTLAMTLPAEWTSNQGVEKGDEVSLRIGDKGTLTVLPESVQSEESEAIIHAAGLDADSLERAIVAQYVLGRRIIHVDAGDGATLASEHINAVYNAETQLMGLGVIEETPERIAIRCSVDPEDFTLDNLIERLESTGSTMRNEAIKALAHGNPDLAQRALNRERQANKIFVLMLRLIFTSYQNPNLARAVGLDDGFPLIGYRSIAKNLELTADNAEDIAEIALEAEDHSLKVDSSTMQRIREFTDQVNELTEQAAHAAVQRDYNDAIEVRQRYSEVENRVREILDDLPEMANTDLLEVREVLVSLQQTAEYAVRNAEIATNLALNEESEHTTIQTPASE
- a CDS encoding DUF7525 family protein encodes the protein MTETATGSDLGIGLAMAFGALGLVGAAVMYLAAETQEIAAGGFALAVIAGGLAVAALHVYGG
- a CDS encoding DUF7123 family protein translates to MGEFSEEERRILEYVRERAAGGEAYLRAKQIAEGIGLSAKQVGVRLPRLAEKSEDVDIEKWGRARSTTWRVTRA
- a CDS encoding SRPBCC family protein, which produces MTIRVERVVSVPAPPERVWEFIVDPEKRARPISVVVDFELKDGDGRKATWQIKLPIPVINRTITIETEDVERDPPRYVKFTGRSKVMRVVGEHELEPTEEGTRLTNRFTVEGRVPGVERFFKRNLETEFDNLEDAIFEDLGLRP